A region from the Salicibibacter cibarius genome encodes:
- a CDS encoding metal-dependent hydrolase, with translation MDTASHVVMGIGIAGLSTLDPVIAENAVTMQAVAIGVIIGSLAPDFDTVLKMKNNASYITNHRGATHSIPAVLLLSIVISAVIYLFLPAAGLFHLWLWTFVAVAIHVFVDIFNAYGTKALAPIKDKWIAIGSINIFDPFMFILHIAGMLLWLAGADPGYTFLFIYIILAFYYVWRMKVRNGVIRHARRLHPYASHIFISPTYRWSEFHLVIRTHDYLHVATWKKKTIRYLESYLFEPVPNDPIIQAALDDQNLSAFLSFSPTYRWEIEERPFGYDVIFTDLRYRAAGYYPFISVVRLNRDLTITGSYTGWIYDLEKLEYKLQTSRDSKKKKRARLMNAT, from the coding sequence ATGGACACTGCCTCCCACGTGGTTATGGGCATCGGCATCGCCGGCCTATCTACACTGGACCCGGTGATTGCCGAAAACGCCGTAACCATGCAAGCCGTTGCGATCGGAGTTATCATTGGATCACTGGCACCGGATTTCGATACGGTGTTAAAAATGAAAAATAATGCATCCTATATTACGAACCATCGAGGAGCCACCCACTCAATTCCAGCCGTTCTCCTCTTGTCTATCGTTATTTCCGCCGTCATCTATTTGTTTTTGCCGGCTGCGGGTTTGTTCCATTTATGGTTATGGACGTTTGTCGCCGTCGCCATTCACGTGTTCGTAGATATTTTCAACGCCTACGGCACAAAAGCATTGGCGCCGATAAAAGATAAATGGATTGCCATCGGTTCGATCAATATTTTTGATCCGTTTATGTTCATTTTGCATATTGCAGGCATGCTTTTATGGCTGGCAGGCGCGGACCCCGGATACACATTTTTGTTCATCTACATCATTCTTGCCTTTTATTATGTATGGAGAATGAAAGTCCGCAACGGGGTCATCCGACATGCCCGCCGACTCCACCCTTACGCGAGCCATATTTTCATCTCTCCGACGTACCGATGGTCCGAGTTTCACCTCGTTATCCGTACGCACGATTATCTTCATGTCGCCACTTGGAAAAAGAAAACGATTCGCTATCTGGAAAGCTATTTATTTGAACCGGTCCCAAATGACCCGATCATACAGGCAGCCCTTGATGATCAAAATTTATCGGCGTTTCTGTCCTTTTCCCCTACTTACCGATGGGAAATCGAAGAGCGTCCTTTCGGCTATGACGTGATCTTCACCGACTTGCGGTATCGAGCCGCAGGATATTATCCGTTTATATCGGTCGTCCGGCTCAACCGGGACCTAACGATCACGGGCTCGTACACCGGTTGGATTTATGATCTGGAAAAGTTGGAGTATAAACTGCAAACCTCCAGAGATTCCAAAAAGAAAAAAAGAGCACGGCTAATGAACGCAACGTGA
- a CDS encoding ABC transporter ATP-binding protein: MTRLEANHLSIRYEKEAIVDDLTMHIPEGKITTIIGPNGCGKSTILKTLARVMKASNGAVYLDGKSIHTQPTKQIAQKMAVLPQAPEAPSGLKVRELVAYGRHPHQKGFATLRKQDHDIIALALEQTGLKALAERSLETLSGGQRQRVWIAMALAQQTDLLLLDEPTTYLDLAHQLEVLQVLQHLNEQQGRTIVLVVHDINHAARFADYMVALREGAIVQEGVPEDVMSAQVLRDVFHIQADVVSDPRSGKPVCLSYDLLKHTDTRESQNSYSLGGRYSAG, encoded by the coding sequence ATGACACGTCTGGAAGCGAATCATCTATCGATACGTTATGAAAAAGAAGCCATCGTCGATGACTTGACGATGCACATTCCGGAAGGAAAAATCACAACTATTATTGGGCCGAATGGCTGCGGGAAATCGACCATTTTAAAGACGTTAGCCCGTGTGATGAAGGCTTCAAACGGAGCCGTCTATTTAGATGGGAAGTCGATTCATACCCAACCGACGAAACAGATTGCGCAAAAGATGGCGGTACTGCCGCAAGCGCCTGAAGCGCCGAGTGGTTTAAAAGTAAGGGAACTCGTCGCTTACGGAAGACACCCCCATCAAAAAGGATTCGCTACGTTGCGTAAACAAGATCACGACATCATTGCTCTTGCGCTCGAACAGACCGGTTTGAAAGCTTTGGCTGAACGATCTTTAGAGACCCTTTCCGGCGGACAACGCCAACGGGTATGGATTGCCATGGCGCTTGCCCAGCAAACGGACTTGTTGCTGCTTGATGAACCCACGACGTATTTGGATCTTGCTCATCAACTGGAAGTGTTGCAAGTTTTACAGCATTTAAATGAACAACAAGGGCGCACGATCGTTTTGGTCGTCCACGATATCAATCATGCTGCTCGTTTTGCTGATTATATGGTGGCGTTACGAGAAGGGGCGATCGTGCAGGAAGGCGTGCCCGAGGATGTTATGAGCGCTCAAGTTTTACGTGATGTTTTCCACATTCAGGCGGATGTTGTTTCTGATCCCAGGAGTGGGAAGCCGGTTTGTTTAAGTTATGATTTGTTGAAGCATACCGATACCCGGGAATCACAAAATAGTTATTCGTTAGGGGGGAGATATAGTGCAGGATAA
- a CDS encoding FecCD family ABC transporter permease, with product MKRIVWIYVAIVMSIFAVFLLSLQMGTMTIAPLDVWRTFMGDGTDQHALVLFGFRLPRMVIALLVGAGLAVSGAILQSLSRNELADPGILGINAGAGLAVVIFIYFFQGSYTSLGETVFALPFFAFVGALTAAFLIYTLAWKKGVTPIRLVLVGIGLNAGFTAILIVFQLRMNPNDFMQATVWLNGDIWGTSWASTLAVLPWILLLIPLVMAQARTLNVMRLGDPSAISLGIKVERTRRRLLVWAVMLAGASVSVGGAISFLGLVAPHIARRLVGPRHQVMIPTAAMMGALILLFADMVGRNLLSPSEIPVGIVVAVIGAPYFLYLLMKTP from the coding sequence ATGAAACGGATCGTATGGATCTATGTGGCTATTGTGATGTCAATTTTTGCTGTTTTTCTCTTAAGCCTGCAAATGGGAACGATGACGATCGCCCCTCTTGATGTTTGGCGAACGTTTATGGGGGATGGCACTGACCAGCATGCGCTCGTTTTATTCGGATTTCGATTGCCGAGAATGGTAATTGCTTTGCTTGTGGGGGCGGGATTAGCGGTTTCAGGCGCAATTTTACAAAGCCTTTCCCGTAACGAATTGGCTGATCCGGGCATCCTGGGCATTAACGCGGGAGCTGGTTTGGCAGTTGTGATTTTTATTTACTTTTTCCAAGGATCATACACCTCGTTGGGTGAGACGGTCTTTGCCCTTCCCTTTTTCGCATTTGTCGGTGCGCTTACGGCAGCATTTCTCATCTATACACTCGCTTGGAAAAAGGGCGTAACGCCCATTCGGTTAGTGCTCGTTGGCATCGGGTTAAATGCAGGGTTTACAGCGATTCTTATCGTTTTTCAATTGCGCATGAACCCTAATGACTTCATGCAAGCCACGGTGTGGCTGAACGGGGATATTTGGGGAACGAGCTGGGCAAGCACATTAGCGGTTTTGCCGTGGATACTCCTTCTCATCCCCCTCGTAATGGCACAGGCGAGGACCTTGAATGTGATGCGATTAGGGGATCCGTCGGCGATATCGTTAGGGATCAAGGTTGAACGTACGCGCCGCCGCTTACTCGTATGGGCGGTTATGTTGGCGGGGGCGTCGGTGTCTGTGGGAGGAGCCATTTCGTTCCTTGGGCTTGTGGCGCCTCACATTGCTCGTCGTCTTGTCGGTCCACGCCATCAGGTCATGATTCCGACAGCTGCCATGATGGGGGCTTTAATCCTGCTATTTGCGGATATGGTCGGCCGTAACCTTCTATCCCCTTCAGAAATACCCGTTGGCATTGTTGTGGCTGTTATCGGCGCTCCGTATTTTCTGTATTTACTTATGAAAACCCCATAG
- a CDS encoding arylamine N-acetyltransferase, with translation MMTQQQLPQWAKDYLHYIQVPVREPSQSYLKEMITAHLNRIPFENISTLLHYKKYHEEKKLVPDAKKFVKQLFQQDMSGTCYMLNSSLHQLLKQLGFHSRYTFLGGGHVALLVRLPGEEEELYVDVGNGAPFFEPIRIETDPGNVSEYGGIEVRLRPGDEFGTYKYYRYVDGTLLTDMDWSFDTKKIYQFDDFQPAIQKYFRPNGVFTSVLRCQIWQLSQKRSLSLVNNVLSIRYSNRKIEKHILNDRFEVRDVIENEFKLPKLPVEEAIEILEGMGINIFQEPTEKAEA, from the coding sequence ATGATGACTCAACAACAATTGCCTCAATGGGCAAAGGATTATTTGCATTATATTCAAGTGCCGGTTAGAGAACCTTCCCAATCATATTTAAAAGAAATGATCACCGCTCATTTAAATCGAATACCTTTTGAGAATATCAGTACATTGCTGCATTATAAGAAATACCATGAAGAAAAAAAGCTCGTTCCAGATGCAAAAAAGTTTGTGAAACAATTATTTCAGCAGGACATGAGCGGAACGTGTTATATGCTGAATAGCAGTCTCCATCAGTTGTTAAAGCAACTTGGCTTTCATAGCCGTTACACTTTCTTGGGCGGGGGGCATGTAGCTTTGCTTGTTCGACTTCCCGGTGAAGAGGAAGAATTGTATGTTGATGTCGGAAATGGTGCCCCTTTTTTTGAACCTATCCGAATAGAGACAGACCCGGGAAATGTTTCGGAATATGGGGGAATTGAGGTGAGACTTCGTCCGGGAGATGAATTCGGAACGTATAAATATTACCGGTATGTAGATGGAACGTTACTCACGGATATGGATTGGTCTTTTGACACAAAGAAAATCTATCAATTTGATGATTTTCAACCGGCAATACAGAAATATTTCCGGCCCAACGGCGTATTTACATCTGTTTTACGCTGTCAGATCTGGCAATTAAGTCAAAAACGTTCATTATCCTTGGTCAATAATGTTTTAAGTATCCGATATAGCAATAGAAAAATAGAGAAGCATATCCTAAACGATCGTTTCGAAGTTCGAGACGTCATCGAGAATGAATTTAAGCTCCCGAAACTGCCTGTCGAAGAGGCTATTGAAATTCTTGAAGGAATGGGCATTAATATTTTTCAAGAACCAACAGAAAAGGCGGAAGCGTGA
- a CDS encoding MFS transporter → MEEMRDISRREELPGAATWREWMGLGALTLAVFMLATDMTVLFLAMPSIAADLTPGATQMLWMIHIGELLAVGFALTMGRLGDSIGRRRLLVIGISVYGLASLMAAFSTEAWMLIATRALLGVATATVMPSTMSLLRNMFFDPKQFSVAIAINLSAFSAGMALGPPMGGLLLDHFWWGAVFLINVPVAIGLLAVSPLLPEYRNKDSKRMDFVSVLLSSFALVALIFGLQEMANDGFNLFYGGSVVTGIAVGFLFIKRQMSTEDPLLDLHMFRIPVFRFSLIAVTVVLLVTTGADMLFAQHLQAVVGLTSTEAGLLLIIPAILSMAGTLIAPALTRWMRPAYAMGYGLLTAVGGALLIMLTVQDTGAIILIIGVSLIGFGVGPAMTIASEQIISSVPQERAGTASAMSDVSSGLGSVLSIAFIGSLGMLVYRWSLMGSIPAGVPPEIAHSAMENVGTAVAVSDRFPEMLPVIQSSFTVALQAIYGIAAIGLFVLMIIIVWKLRYVRQDDKASSKQETSF, encoded by the coding sequence ATGGAAGAGATGCGTGATATAAGTAGAAGGGAAGAACTCCCGGGAGCAGCAACATGGCGGGAGTGGATGGGCTTAGGAGCTTTGACCTTGGCGGTTTTCATGCTCGCTACAGATATGACCGTCCTGTTTCTCGCCATGCCATCCATCGCCGCCGACTTAACACCGGGTGCCACGCAAATGCTTTGGATGATTCACATTGGCGAATTGCTGGCCGTAGGATTTGCGCTAACGATGGGGCGTCTGGGCGACAGCATCGGGAGGAGACGTCTACTCGTTATTGGCATATCGGTATATGGCTTAGCCTCCCTTATGGCGGCATTTTCGACAGAAGCTTGGATGCTGATTGCAACCCGTGCCCTTCTTGGTGTAGCGACTGCAACAGTGATGCCGTCCACGATGTCATTATTGCGGAATATGTTTTTCGATCCGAAGCAATTTTCAGTAGCCATTGCCATTAATCTCAGCGCATTCTCTGCCGGTATGGCCTTAGGCCCTCCAATGGGCGGCTTACTCTTGGATCATTTTTGGTGGGGGGCAGTATTTCTCATCAATGTTCCGGTTGCCATTGGATTGCTGGCAGTATCACCCCTTCTCCCTGAGTATCGCAACAAGGATTCGAAGCGTATGGATTTTGTTAGTGTCCTGTTGTCTTCATTTGCATTGGTAGCTTTGATTTTCGGTTTACAGGAAATGGCTAACGATGGTTTCAACTTGTTTTACGGCGGATCGGTAGTGACTGGCATAGCAGTCGGATTTCTGTTCATTAAGCGACAAATGAGCACGGAAGACCCATTGTTGGATTTGCACATGTTTCGGATCCCCGTCTTTCGTTTTTCATTGATCGCTGTGACGGTTGTATTACTAGTAACTACTGGGGCAGATATGCTTTTTGCCCAACATTTGCAAGCCGTTGTTGGTCTTACATCAACAGAGGCAGGACTCTTGCTAATCATCCCTGCGATCTTGTCGATGGCCGGCACTTTAATCGCCCCGGCACTTACACGGTGGATGCGCCCGGCATACGCCATGGGGTATGGCCTTCTTACTGCAGTAGGGGGCGCATTGCTTATCATGTTAACTGTGCAAGATACTGGAGCAATTATCTTGATTATTGGTGTATCACTTATTGGATTTGGCGTAGGACCTGCGATGACGATTGCGAGTGAGCAAATTATTTCAAGTGTTCCGCAAGAACGTGCCGGTACTGCTTCAGCGATGTCCGATGTCAGCAGTGGACTCGGTTCTGTGTTGAGCATTGCATTTATCGGGAGTCTAGGAATGCTGGTTTACCGTTGGTCTTTAATGGGTTCGATTCCTGCCGGTGTACCACCGGAAATAGCACATTCGGCCATGGAAAACGTCGGTACTGCCGTTGCAGTATCAGATAGGTTCCCGGAAATGCTTCCAGTCATACAGTCTTCATTTACAGTCGCGCTTCAAGCGATATATGGAATAGCCGCCATCGGTTTGTTTGTCTTAATGATCATCATCGTATGGAAGCTCAGATATGTAAGGCAAGATGATAAAGCCTCTTCTAAACAGGAAACATCGTTTTGA
- a CDS encoding FecCD family ABC transporter permease encodes MVDATSPTSKRFGLRPMVVIIMFAGTSLLICAILLSISLGAASITPMTVWEAIVNYDESLTNHQIIHEIRLPRVAGAILVGSFLAVSGALMQGMTRNPLAEPSIIGITDGAALALAIMFAFFPSVPYTGSLLAAFIGAGVGTALVFLVGALAKGGLTPAKLALAGVTIGAFLSAISSGIAIYFDVAQDLSFWFAGGLANIDWPRVQLMLPVAMIGMAIALWLARSITILSLGKDVAQGLGQRTGIVRTMGIVAVMLMTGAAVAVAGTIGFIGLIIPHITRALVGLDYRYIVPCSAILGSLLLIVADILARLVNAPYETPVGAITALVGVPFFLYLARREGRGV; translated from the coding sequence ATGGTTGATGCAACGTCTCCTACGTCAAAACGGTTTGGATTAAGACCTATGGTTGTCATCATTATGTTTGCCGGCACGAGTCTGCTCATTTGCGCTATTTTGCTATCTATTTCTTTAGGAGCGGCCAGCATCACACCCATGACGGTTTGGGAGGCAATAGTCAATTATGATGAATCGCTAACCAACCACCAAATTATCCATGAGATACGTCTCCCAAGGGTGGCTGGGGCTATTCTAGTAGGGAGCTTTCTCGCTGTTTCAGGGGCACTTATGCAAGGGATGACAAGAAATCCCCTTGCAGAGCCTTCCATTATTGGGATTACGGATGGCGCGGCCTTGGCACTTGCCATCATGTTTGCTTTTTTCCCTAGCGTCCCTTACACCGGATCTTTATTAGCGGCTTTTATCGGGGCCGGTGTCGGAACGGCGCTGGTTTTTCTCGTGGGGGCGTTGGCAAAGGGGGGCTTAACACCAGCCAAACTGGCGTTGGCAGGGGTCACGATTGGGGCTTTTTTAAGTGCTATATCTTCAGGGATTGCGATCTATTTTGATGTCGCCCAGGATTTAAGTTTCTGGTTTGCCGGCGGTTTGGCCAACATCGATTGGCCACGCGTCCAACTTATGCTTCCCGTTGCTATGATCGGAATGGCCATAGCGTTATGGTTAGCGCGTTCAATTACCATTTTAAGTTTGGGAAAAGATGTGGCCCAAGGTTTAGGGCAACGCACAGGCATAGTTCGAACGATGGGCATCGTGGCCGTGATGCTTATGACAGGGGCCGCTGTTGCTGTTGCCGGAACCATTGGCTTCATTGGCTTAATCATTCCCCATATTACCCGTGCCTTGGTTGGTCTTGATTACCGTTATATCGTGCCGTGTTCGGCCATTCTTGGTAGCCTGCTATTGATTGTGGCGGATATTCTGGCCCGCCTTGTCAATGCGCCGTATGAAACGCCGGTGGGCGCAATTACAGCCTTGGTCGGTGTTCCCTTTTTCCTTTATCTCGCTCGTAGAGAAGGAAGGGGCGTCTGA
- a CDS encoding TIGR01777 family oxidoreductase — MHVVITGGTGLVGKTLTNKLRSLGHSVSILTRNSQNKQNEDNLQYIEWLSDNKPEQMLENVDAIVNLAGASISSRWTEKHKARIKNSRIEATRECIRLMENLSDGPPNAFISASAMGYYGISETETFTEDSAPANQNFLQKVSERWEQEAKPAEDLGVRTIYGRFGLILDAREGALPKMMMPYKLGVGGPIGNGKQWYSWVHRDDVAAFIIHALEQAHVEGVYNVTAPNPERMRDFGKKIATVLKRPHWLPAPAVAVRTALGEMSVLVVEGQKVIPARTLESEFQFQYEKAEDALADLLGKN, encoded by the coding sequence ATGCATGTCGTGATTACGGGAGGGACAGGCCTCGTCGGAAAAACACTAACGAATAAGCTGCGTTCCCTTGGCCACTCCGTCTCCATTCTAACAAGAAATTCGCAAAACAAACAGAATGAAGATAACTTGCAGTATATCGAATGGTTATCGGATAACAAACCGGAACAGATGCTGGAAAATGTAGATGCGATCGTTAATTTGGCAGGCGCTTCCATAAGCAGCAGATGGACCGAAAAGCACAAAGCACGCATTAAAAACAGCAGAATTGAAGCGACGAGGGAATGCATCCGTTTGATGGAAAACTTAAGTGACGGACCTCCAAATGCTTTCATAAGTGCGTCGGCCATGGGTTACTACGGCATCTCGGAAACAGAAACATTTACCGAAGACAGTGCTCCGGCAAATCAAAATTTTTTACAGAAAGTAAGTGAACGATGGGAACAAGAAGCAAAGCCCGCGGAAGATCTCGGCGTTCGTACGATATACGGGAGATTTGGCTTGATTCTCGATGCTCGTGAAGGGGCACTCCCGAAAATGATGATGCCTTATAAACTCGGCGTCGGCGGTCCAATCGGGAATGGAAAACAATGGTATTCCTGGGTCCACCGTGATGATGTTGCCGCTTTTATTATCCATGCATTGGAACAGGCCCATGTCGAAGGTGTTTATAACGTCACTGCCCCAAACCCGGAGCGCATGCGTGACTTTGGCAAAAAAATCGCCACTGTTCTGAAGCGCCCCCATTGGCTTCCTGCCCCGGCTGTTGCGGTGCGGACAGCCCTCGGAGAAATGAGCGTGCTCGTTGTCGAAGGACAAAAGGTCATACCGGCACGTACACTGGAATCGGAGTTTCAATTTCAATATGAAAAGGCGGAGGACGCGCTAGCTGACCTATTAGGCAAAAACTAA
- a CDS encoding NAD(P)/FAD-dependent oxidoreductase — MVQDNVCYDITIIGGGPAGLYAAFYSGMRDLKTKVIEHEKELGGKVNVYKEKTIWDVGGLPPTSGSQLISQLIKQALTFHPTIALGEQVVDIRRTDNGYFQMKTDQNRSHYSKAIILATGYGILQQTKLNIEGAEKFETSNLHYAVTDLEHFRQKHVVISGGGNSAVDWANELEPMAKSVTVVHRRHQFGGHEKFVTKMRHSSVDILTPYAIDDVKASPDGCCIEQVTLKHCESGYCQWRKADAVLIHHGYQPDLSFLDHHPLGLQVEERRLYTSHQMETAASGIFAAGDISNHPSSIPLIAGAFTEASLAVNAAKLYIHPDADRYARVSSHNNRFKQHN; from the coding sequence ATAGTGCAGGATAATGTGTGCTATGACATTACGATTATAGGTGGAGGACCGGCAGGCTTATATGCAGCTTTTTATAGTGGAATGCGCGATTTGAAGACGAAAGTGATCGAACATGAAAAAGAGCTTGGCGGAAAAGTGAACGTGTACAAGGAGAAAACCATTTGGGACGTTGGAGGTTTACCGCCAACAAGTGGTTCTCAACTTATTTCACAGCTTATTAAACAAGCCTTAACCTTCCATCCTACGATTGCGTTGGGTGAGCAGGTCGTGGACATACGGAGAACGGATAATGGTTATTTTCAAATGAAAACGGATCAAAACCGTAGCCATTATTCGAAAGCCATCATTTTGGCTACTGGTTATGGGATCTTACAACAAACCAAGTTAAACATAGAAGGGGCCGAGAAATTTGAAACGTCGAACCTACACTACGCGGTTACGGATCTAGAACACTTTCGGCAGAAACATGTCGTTATTTCGGGTGGAGGGAATTCGGCTGTTGATTGGGCCAACGAACTTGAACCGATGGCTAAAAGTGTTACGGTTGTGCATCGACGTCATCAATTTGGAGGACACGAGAAATTTGTGACTAAGATGCGGCATTCTTCGGTGGATATTTTGACCCCCTATGCCATTGACGACGTCAAAGCAAGCCCGGATGGTTGTTGTATCGAACAAGTAACATTGAAGCATTGCGAAAGTGGGTACTGTCAGTGGCGAAAGGCAGATGCAGTCCTCATCCATCACGGCTATCAACCGGATCTGAGTTTTCTTGATCATCATCCCCTGGGATTACAAGTGGAAGAACGTCGGTTGTATACCTCCCATCAAATGGAAACAGCAGCTTCGGGAATATTCGCGGCCGGTGATATCTCCAATCATCCAAGCAGTATACCACTTATTGCCGGGGCTTTTACGGAGGCTAGCTTAGCCGTCAATGCTGCAAAGCTTTATATCCATCCTGATGCCGACCGTTATGCTCGTGTCTCGTCCCATAATAATCGTTTTAAACAACATAATTAA
- the recX gene encoding recombination regulator RecX, translating into MKISRITTQKKDAHRYNLYIEDGQGERFACGVHENILVRWELAKDKEITAAELDEIIQDDNVEKANKKALHFLAKRMRTETEVRDKLQNEAIPSEHIEPVVERMKAIGYINDKEYAHTYVRTMMSTTDKGPGSMRRYLQEKGVNDLAITGALEQYDEEKQIDVILKVIEKKEKTTSKDSLTMKKKKLTEALLRKGFKQSTVAVAFEAHDFSRDANDERQALHLQAEKAANKLKRRYEQGEVKQKLKEQLYKKGFSLAMIDEYLETLDEERR; encoded by the coding sequence ATGAAAATTTCAAGAATTACAACACAAAAAAAAGATGCACATCGTTACAATTTGTATATTGAGGATGGCCAAGGCGAGCGATTTGCTTGTGGTGTCCACGAAAATATTTTGGTGCGTTGGGAATTGGCGAAGGACAAAGAAATAACGGCTGCCGAATTGGATGAAATCATTCAAGACGATAACGTGGAGAAAGCGAACAAAAAGGCACTGCATTTTTTAGCAAAACGAATGCGCACGGAAACGGAAGTGCGCGACAAGCTTCAGAACGAAGCGATTCCCAGCGAGCATATCGAACCGGTTGTTGAACGGATGAAGGCCATCGGGTATATCAATGATAAAGAATATGCCCATACGTATGTGCGCACCATGATGAGCACGACAGATAAAGGGCCGGGGAGCATGCGCCGATATTTGCAGGAGAAAGGCGTTAATGATCTCGCCATTACGGGAGCGCTGGAACAATACGATGAGGAAAAGCAGATTGATGTTATTTTAAAAGTAATCGAGAAAAAGGAGAAAACAACGTCCAAAGATAGCCTTACAATGAAAAAGAAAAAGCTGACCGAGGCATTGTTGCGTAAAGGTTTTAAGCAGTCGACGGTTGCCGTTGCATTCGAAGCGCACGATTTTAGTCGGGATGCAAACGATGAGCGGCAAGCGTTACACTTGCAGGCGGAAAAGGCAGCGAATAAACTTAAGAGACGATATGAACAAGGGGAAGTAAAGCAGAAACTGAAAGAACAACTGTACAAAAAAGGTTTTTCATTGGCGATGATTGATGAATACCTCGAAACGCTAGACGAAGAAAGAAGGTAA
- a CDS encoding NADPH-dependent FMN reductase, translating to MQTLTIGIILGSTRPGRVSPQVGYWVKDLADQRGDANYEIVDIADYKLPLEGTGEEPGFMAWSEKLYSLDGFVFIVPEYNHSIPAVLKHALDSAHDEWSNKAAGIVSYGSIGGARAVEHLRGILGELKVADVRKHPTLSIFTDFEDFTVFKPAELHMNNVNVMLDETIAWSGVLKTLR from the coding sequence ATGCAAACATTAACCATCGGCATTATTTTAGGAAGTACACGTCCAGGACGCGTAAGCCCACAAGTAGGATATTGGGTCAAAGATTTGGCTGACCAACGAGGAGATGCAAACTATGAAATCGTGGATATTGCTGACTATAAACTTCCTTTGGAAGGCACCGGTGAAGAGCCGGGATTCATGGCATGGTCAGAGAAACTATACAGCCTGGATGGATTTGTGTTTATTGTCCCGGAATACAATCACAGCATTCCGGCTGTATTAAAGCATGCCCTGGATTCCGCACACGATGAATGGAGCAATAAAGCAGCCGGGATCGTTAGCTATGGTTCAATAGGTGGCGCCCGTGCAGTTGAACATTTACGCGGGATCTTGGGAGAATTGAAAGTTGCGGACGTCCGCAAACACCCAACATTATCGATATTCACTGATTTTGAGGATTTTACAGTATTTAAGCCGGCTGAATTACACATGAACAATGTCAATGTCATGTTGGATGAAACGATTGCTTGGAGCGGTGTGCTAAAAACTTTACGATAA
- a CDS encoding YfhH family protein, with protein MNQRYGQMTNQELTAEVARLNELAKKAEQKGMVSEFAVHERKKVIAQSYLLNPDDFNPGETYTVGEPGADESSFVISYMNGVFAWGYRDGEASLSAIPIALLTNKT; from the coding sequence GTGAATCAACGTTACGGTCAAATGACAAATCAAGAATTAACTGCAGAGGTTGCACGATTAAATGAACTGGCGAAAAAGGCTGAACAAAAAGGAATGGTCAGTGAATTTGCGGTTCATGAGCGAAAAAAGGTGATTGCCCAGTCGTATTTGTTAAATCCGGATGATTTCAACCCGGGAGAAACGTATACGGTTGGCGAGCCTGGTGCGGACGAAAGCAGCTTTGTCATCTCTTATATGAACGGCGTTTTTGCTTGGGGGTACAGGGATGGGGAAGCGTCGCTGTCGGCCATTCCAATTGCACTTTTAACGAATAAAACGTGA
- a CDS encoding short-chain dehydrogenase, which translates to MKHAIVFGGTGMLAGATKWLIETTDHISIIGRNKHKLEQLYSDHDNSDLRLVTLDYKDNEALRHFMRQTIQTYGPIDLVVSWIHSVAPDAIPIILDELTHQEHQWRFVHIKGSSHDLSSILAEIPVPRNCRYCDVQLGFKVEANVSRWLTHKEISNGVISAIHYDKKKTVVGILYPWSKRP; encoded by the coding sequence ATGAAACATGCCATTGTATTTGGAGGGACAGGGATGCTTGCAGGGGCAACAAAATGGTTGATTGAAACTACAGATCATATATCAATAATTGGGAGAAACAAACACAAGTTAGAACAGCTATATTCGGATCATGATAATAGTGATTTACGGCTCGTCACATTAGATTATAAGGATAATGAGGCTTTACGCCATTTTATGCGACAAACCATTCAAACGTATGGCCCCATTGACCTTGTTGTATCCTGGATTCATAGCGTTGCGCCTGATGCTATACCGATCATCCTTGATGAACTTACTCATCAAGAACACCAATGGCGCTTTGTTCACATTAAAGGGAGCAGTCATGATCTTTCATCCATTCTGGCCGAAATTCCCGTCCCAAGGAACTGCCGGTATTGTGATGTGCAGCTCGGATTTAAAGTTGAGGCGAATGTTTCACGGTGGCTAACTCATAAAGAAATTTCCAATGGAGTTATTTCAGCTATCCATTATGACAAGAAGAAAACTGTTGTTGGAATACTATACCCTTGGAGTAAAAGACCGTAG